A region of Nitrospirota bacterium DNA encodes the following proteins:
- a CDS encoding HAMP domain-containing protein gives MKDLWNKLSIRYKIISIIVVTILLVTVTILPVVSYVVRDALLNQQQNHLESVKNLVTKLFDDYQSKLTNYTKLFSNDREIKDSLFYHTELSGEREHPLRAITRLFKSFDVSTIEIGDIRGRVVAIAEAPDRYNDDRSQDSLIKSALQGKVMSGIMLTKQGFIIKASAPILYNENQTIGTITAGILLDDSLLSKIKQLSNTDLVIVDSAGSVISSTLKTQGQTDSKTLSEKDLSGKLLIKFPLSDMGNTAIGTIMIIQEDRLPGIISKTHLTLLILILTISAGAVFVLFLVLNKVMRPVLKLREGAERIGKGEFGHRIEIASKDEIGELSEGFNRMAANLEKMRSMEERLYQSERLAAIGKFAAGIAHEINNPIGNVIGIAKLRLKNTEDTAAREDLESIIKDSGRCANIIKDLLVYSRQSPPRKELTAIDSLVDGAVKTVRHQANSKQIEINRELDPRLQDILVDPLQMSQVLGNILLNAVQSIDSSGKIIIKTLITDDRIAEISVTDDGAGIAHEIKDKIFYPFFTTKAVGEGTGLGLAISYGIVQNHGGEIFAERGKEHGSTFRIRLPLGERNG, from the coding sequence ATGAAGGATCTATGGAATAAACTTTCGATTAGATATAAGATCATCTCGATCATTGTTGTCACCATCCTGCTCGTCACAGTCACAATTCTTCCCGTCGTTTCTTACGTTGTCAGAGACGCCCTTCTCAACCAGCAACAAAACCATCTGGAGAGTGTGAAGAATCTTGTCACAAAGCTCTTTGATGACTATCAAAGCAAACTTACGAATTACACAAAGCTTTTCAGCAATGATAGGGAGATAAAAGACAGCCTCTTTTATCACACCGAGCTTTCCGGTGAACGTGAGCATCCCTTGAGAGCTATAACCCGTCTATTTAAGTCATTTGATGTCAGCACCATAGAGATCGGTGATATTCGGGGCCGGGTCGTTGCCATTGCCGAAGCGCCTGACAGGTATAACGATGACAGGTCACAGGATTCGCTCATAAAAAGCGCTCTTCAGGGAAAGGTAATGTCCGGCATTATGCTCACGAAGCAGGGATTCATCATTAAGGCATCTGCGCCTATCCTTTACAATGAGAATCAAACTATCGGCACAATCACAGCCGGCATACTCCTCGATGACAGTCTGCTTTCCAAGATAAAGCAGCTGAGCAACACCGATCTTGTTATTGTCGATTCTGCAGGCAGTGTCATATCTTCCACGCTAAAGACTCAAGGGCAAACGGATAGCAAGACTCTTTCAGAAAAAGACCTGTCCGGCAAGCTGCTTATTAAGTTCCCGCTCAGTGATATGGGCAATACCGCTATAGGAACCATTATGATAATTCAGGAAGACAGGCTGCCCGGTATTATTTCGAAAACGCATCTGACCCTTTTGATTCTCATTCTGACCATATCCGCAGGTGCAGTCTTTGTTCTGTTCCTTGTCCTGAACAAAGTGATGCGGCCTGTGCTAAAACTACGAGAAGGAGCCGAAAGAATTGGAAAGGGAGAGTTCGGGCACAGGATCGAGATTGCATCAAAGGACGAAATCGGCGAGCTTTCGGAAGGGTTTAACCGAATGGCTGCGAATCTCGAAAAAATGAGGAGTATGGAGGAGCGGCTTTATCAGTCTGAGCGCCTTGCAGCCATAGGCAAGTTTGCCGCTGGTATTGCGCACGAGATTAATAACCCCATTGGCAATGTGATCGGTATTGCCAAGCTCAGACTGAAAAATACTGAAGACACTGCCGCGCGCGAGGACCTTGAATCGATCATCAAGGATTCGGGCAGGTGCGCAAATATAATCAAGGACCTGCTTGTCTATTCCCGTCAGTCCCCCCCGAGGAAGGAATTAACAGCGATAGATAGTCTTGTTGACGGTGCTGTGAAGACTGTTAGGCATCAGGCCAACTCAAAACAAATTGAGATCAACAGGGAGCTTGACCCCCGCCTTCAGGATATCCTTGTCGATCCTCTCCAGATGAGCCAGGTTCTGGGCAATATCCTGCTTAACGCGGTCCAGTCAATCGACTCATCAGGGAAAATAATAATCAAGACTTTGATCACAGATGACCGCATAGCCGAGATATCCGTAACCGACGATGGTGCCGGCATCGCTCATGAGATCAAAGACAAGATATTCTATCCGTTCTTTACGACAAAGGCGGTTGGCGAGGGTACTGGCCTCGGACTTGCTATAAGTTACGGCATAGTCCAGAACCACGGAGGCGAGATCTTTGCTGAGAGAGGAAAAGAACATGGAAGCACCTTCAGGATCAGGCTTCCCCTGGGAGAAAGAAATGGATAA
- a CDS encoding RNB domain-containing ribonuclease: MNDIDRKQHRRILQQIAHRVMLERGLLPEFSLEAIAQLNTIQSPAMVTDGEVRDLRNVLWVSIDNDDSRDLDQLTAGEVLPDGTTRILVAVADVDALVKSGSAIDGHARYNTTSVYTAAQIFPMLPERLSTDLTSLNLNEDRLAIIIDMVISAEGTLMSSEIYRAIVRNKAKLAYNSVAAWLEGTGEIPEAIAVVTGIDENIRLQDHVAQKMKAYRHEHGALNFETIQTRALFDGDEISGLEEHKRNRAKDLIEDFMVAANGVTARYLASRQFPSLRRVVRTPRRWERIVEIADEHGFSLPAKANSKALEQFLLKAKADDPLRFPDLSLCIIKLLGKGEYVAEFPGESAPGHFGLAVKDYSHSTAPNRRYPDMITHRLLKAALKKSSVPYHNDELTELASHCTEQEDAATKAERQIGKSAAALLLESRVGEKFEAIVTGAAPKGTWVRIFNPPIEGKLIQGFKGVDVGDKIRVQLVHTDVDMGYIDFKKVHSKR, translated from the coding sequence ATGAATGATATTGACAGGAAACAGCATCGCCGTATTTTGCAACAGATAGCCCACAGGGTAATGCTTGAACGAGGTTTGCTCCCGGAATTCTCGCTGGAAGCGATTGCTCAACTTAATACCATTCAGTCGCCGGCGATGGTTACTGACGGGGAGGTCCGTGACCTCAGAAACGTTCTCTGGGTTTCTATAGACAATGACGATTCACGTGATCTTGATCAGCTGACTGCAGGCGAAGTATTGCCTGACGGCACGACCAGAATTCTGGTTGCTGTTGCGGATGTAGATGCCCTTGTCAAGAGCGGATCGGCGATTGATGGTCATGCCAGGTATAATACGACATCTGTCTATACTGCGGCCCAGATATTCCCTATGCTCCCCGAAAGACTTTCAACAGACCTCACTTCATTGAACCTCAATGAAGACCGGCTCGCCATTATTATTGATATGGTGATCTCTGCTGAGGGTACTCTCATGTCGTCCGAAATTTATCGGGCAATCGTGAGGAATAAGGCTAAGCTTGCTTACAACAGTGTTGCCGCGTGGCTGGAGGGCACGGGCGAAATACCTGAAGCCATAGCAGTAGTGACGGGTATTGATGAAAATATACGGCTTCAGGACCATGTCGCGCAGAAGATGAAGGCCTACAGGCATGAGCATGGCGCATTGAATTTTGAAACTATTCAGACCAGGGCGCTGTTTGACGGTGACGAAATCAGCGGCCTTGAGGAGCACAAGAGAAACAGGGCAAAAGATCTCATAGAAGACTTTATGGTGGCGGCAAACGGGGTGACGGCGCGTTATCTCGCTTCGCGTCAGTTTCCCTCCCTTCGACGTGTAGTTCGTACACCGAGGCGCTGGGAGAGAATTGTCGAAATCGCGGATGAGCATGGGTTCAGTCTTCCGGCCAAGGCAAACTCAAAGGCTCTTGAGCAGTTTCTTCTTAAGGCAAAGGCTGACGATCCGCTTAGGTTCCCTGACTTGTCGCTCTGTATTATTAAACTTTTGGGGAAGGGAGAATATGTTGCGGAGTTTCCTGGAGAGAGTGCGCCCGGACATTTCGGCCTTGCAGTAAAGGATTACTCACATTCGACAGCACCCAATCGAAGATATCCTGACATGATCACTCATCGATTGCTGAAGGCTGCTTTGAAAAAGTCTTCAGTCCCATATCATAATGACGAGTTGACAGAACTTGCCAGTCACTGCACAGAACAGGAGGATGCTGCTACAAAGGCGGAGCGACAGATTGGAAAATCGGCTGCAGCGCTTCTCCTTGAATCAAGGGTTGGTGAAAAGTTTGAAGCCATTGTTACAGGTGCTGCTCCCAAGGGCACCTGGGTTCGCATATTCAATCCCCCGATTGAGGGAAAACTGATACAGGGATTCAAGGGTGTCGATGTGGGCGATAAAATACGTGTTCAGCTTGTCCATACGGATGTAGATATGGGTTACATTGACTTCAAAAAGGTACACTCAAAACGATAA
- a CDS encoding phosphate ABC transporter substrate-binding protein — protein sequence MRLTLIITLACLVSIFPSTGISSASSSDIGYQGTHILTHGALEDLAKAFEKKYGVHVYVKGGGCADGIAVVVKGEHEMGGLCCPLPPEKARKLNLIQHKVAVDIKAVMLHPKNPLNNLTLKQVADIHNGRITNWKQVGGQDKPIALVFRDHCRDMAEPVREVLGIKGPVAKKAIIVKTDKEVVEYVEKFPGAIGIAPRVFAQEAKVKIVSVDKIAATPENTEKGLYPLKGDLYIITKGQPDGLTKKFMDFVLSAEGQAIIGKNFAKAK from the coding sequence ATGAGGCTTACCTTAATAATAACACTGGCTTGTCTTGTGAGCATCTTTCCATCAACAGGAATTTCTTCCGCCTCATCGTCAGACATAGGCTATCAGGGTACTCATATCCTCACCCACGGGGCACTTGAAGACCTGGCAAAGGCTTTTGAGAAAAAATATGGTGTTCATGTTTATGTCAAAGGCGGTGGGTGCGCTGACGGAATTGCGGTTGTGGTTAAGGGCGAGCACGAGATGGGGGGACTATGCTGCCCTTTACCGCCTGAGAAGGCGAGGAAACTTAACCTGATCCAGCATAAGGTTGCGGTTGATATCAAGGCGGTTATGCTGCATCCCAAGAACCCGCTGAACAACCTTACCCTAAAACAGGTAGCAGACATCCATAACGGCAGGATCACCAACTGGAAGCAGGTCGGCGGACAGGACAAACCGATTGCCCTGGTTTTCAGGGACCATTGCAGGGATATGGCGGAACCTGTAAGGGAAGTGTTAGGCATAAAAGGGCCAGTAGCAAAGAAAGCGATTATCGTAAAGACAGACAAAGAAGTTGTCGAATATGTTGAGAAGTTTCCAGGCGCGATAGGTATTGCTCCCAGGGTGTTCGCACAAGAGGCGAAGGTCAAGATTGTGAGCGTTGACAAGATCGCTGCCACTCCTGAAAATACTGAGAAAGGCTTGTATCCCCTGAAAGGTGACCTTTACATTATTACGAAGGGACAGCCGGATGGGCTCACAAAGAAATTCATGGACTTTGTCCTGAGCGCTGAAGGTCAAGCAATCATCGGCAAAAACTTTGCCAAAGCGAAATAA
- a CDS encoding SDR family oxidoreductase, translating into MNDNKSLNGQTALVTGASSGIGAEIAVAMGAAGANVVVNYSASTDGANRVVKEIMEAGGKAIAVKADVSDEEQVVAMFKAAFDEYGTIDILVSNAGVQKDSAFIEMTLEQWQKVVGINLTGAFLCAREAVKEFIRRGVVPECSRSAGKIIFISSVHEVIPWAGHANYAASKGGIMLLMKSIAQELGPQKIRVNSIGPGAIKTNINRDAWQTPDAEASLLKLIPYKRVGDAKDIASVAVWLASDEADYITGTTIFADGGMLLYPGFSTGG; encoded by the coding sequence ATGAATGATAATAAGTCCCTAAATGGTCAGACCGCACTTGTCACCGGTGCAAGTTCGGGGATCGGAGCGGAGATAGCCGTTGCAATGGGTGCTGCGGGTGCAAATGTGGTGGTAAATTATTCAGCGAGTACCGACGGAGCAAACCGAGTCGTGAAAGAAATAATGGAGGCGGGCGGGAAGGCGATCGCTGTAAAGGCAGACGTGAGTGATGAGGAACAGGTGGTAGCGATGTTTAAAGCTGCCTTTGATGAATACGGCACGATAGATATCCTGGTGAGCAATGCGGGAGTTCAGAAAGATTCAGCTTTTATAGAGATGACACTTGAACAGTGGCAGAAAGTAGTCGGCATCAATCTTACCGGAGCTTTTCTCTGTGCCAGAGAGGCTGTAAAGGAATTCATCCGACGTGGCGTAGTCCCCGAATGTTCTCGATCGGCGGGAAAGATCATCTTTATCAGCTCGGTCCATGAGGTTATTCCCTGGGCAGGGCATGCCAATTATGCCGCTTCAAAGGGCGGCATCATGTTGCTGATGAAGAGCATCGCACAGGAGCTCGGACCTCAGAAAATACGCGTAAACAGTATAGGTCCCGGCGCAATAAAGACAAATATCAACAGAGACGCATGGCAAACACCCGATGCAGAGGCATCACTACTGAAGCTGATCCCTTATAAGAGGGTAGGGGATGCCAAGGACATCGCTTCTGTTGCCGTTTGGCTGGCGTCTGACGAGGCCGATTACATTACCGGGACTACGATATTCGCGGACGGGGGCATGCTGCTGTACCCCGGATTTTCTACGGGAGGATGA
- a CDS encoding sigma-54-dependent Fis family transcriptional regulator produces MDKPLRVVAIDDEETMLKIIRRSLEPENCVVETFSNASAAIERLRGGDPVDIVITDLMLPDIDGFSVIEEAHKVDRNIFVIVITAYSSVESAVKAIRSGAYDFIPKPFDPEHIAIVVRRAAETRSLKLENIGLKRQLEGLPGSGEIIGSSQAMGQVFSMIEKVKDTDGTVLIIGESGAGKELVARAIHYGSKRAQRPFIAINCGALPDELLESELFGYEKGAFTGAVNRKTGLFEAADGGTVFLDEVSSISPMMQVKLLRFLQERTFMRLGGKETIGVEVRVIAATNEYLKDVVDRGAFRKDLYYRLNVIPIEIPPLRERKEDISLLIRHFIKKFSSKMERNISGINKDAEELLKRYKWEGNVRELENVIERAITMTDDHLITTEDLPDEIKTESAALPASAAAYPKNLTLFDLEQLHIAEVLKSVGGNKSKAARILGIDYSTLRRKLNSMDISVE; encoded by the coding sequence ATGGATAAGCCGCTCAGGGTAGTAGCCATAGACGACGAAGAGACCATGCTGAAGATAATCAGGAGGTCTCTTGAACCGGAGAACTGTGTTGTTGAGACCTTCAGCAATGCCTCTGCTGCAATAGAAAGACTTCGCGGGGGTGACCCCGTCGATATCGTAATAACCGACCTTATGCTACCGGACATTGACGGCTTCAGTGTGATCGAAGAGGCGCACAAGGTTGACAGAAATATATTCGTGATCGTGATCACTGCCTATTCGTCTGTCGAGTCAGCGGTAAAGGCCATACGATCAGGCGCATATGATTTCATCCCGAAACCCTTTGACCCGGAACACATTGCGATCGTTGTCAGGCGGGCCGCAGAGACAAGGAGCCTCAAACTCGAAAACATAGGCCTGAAAAGACAGCTGGAAGGGTTGCCGGGCTCAGGCGAGATCATTGGCTCAAGCCAAGCTATGGGCCAGGTATTTAGCATGATAGAAAAAGTCAAAGACACGGACGGTACAGTCCTGATCATAGGGGAAAGCGGCGCAGGCAAGGAGCTTGTCGCACGAGCAATCCATTATGGAAGCAAAAGGGCACAGAGGCCATTCATAGCTATCAATTGTGGCGCACTGCCTGACGAACTCCTGGAGTCCGAGTTGTTCGGTTACGAAAAAGGCGCATTCACCGGGGCGGTTAACAGAAAAACCGGCCTGTTTGAGGCAGCTGACGGAGGCACTGTATTCCTCGATGAAGTCAGCAGCATAAGCCCGATGATGCAGGTAAAGCTGCTCAGGTTTTTGCAGGAGCGAACCTTTATGAGGCTCGGAGGTAAAGAGACTATAGGCGTTGAAGTCAGGGTTATTGCAGCTACGAATGAATATCTTAAAGATGTTGTGGATAGGGGAGCCTTCAGAAAAGACCTTTATTACCGGTTGAATGTCATCCCCATCGAGATCCCGCCATTACGGGAAAGAAAAGAAGACATCTCGCTTCTCATCAGACATTTTATCAAGAAATTCTCTTCCAAAATGGAGAGGAATATCTCAGGCATTAACAAGGATGCAGAAGAGCTGCTCAAAAGATATAAATGGGAAGGCAATGTGAGAGAGCTTGAGAATGTTATTGAAAGGGCGATTACGATGACGGATGATCATCTCATCACCACGGAGGACCTGCCCGATGAAATCAAAACTGAAAGTGCAGCACTGCCGGCAAGTGCTGCAGCGTATCCAAAAAACCTCACCCTTTTCGATCTTGAACAGCTTCATATTGCAGAGGTCTTAAAGTCCGTAGGCGGCAACAAGAGCAAGGCTGCCAGAATACTCGGAATCGATTACAGCACCCTCCGTAGGAAGCTCAATTCCATGGACATATCCGTAGAGTAA
- a CDS encoding OsmC family protein, with product MMGTLATVLAGTKILISKDRYRAEVEGYIEDVDGILRITRIEVKYQLRVPADQAEAAWEAFSSYLHLCPAAQSVKGCIAIKDELIIERTGL from the coding sequence ATGATGGGCACACTGGCCACGGTGTTGGCCGGCACGAAGATTTTGATATCAAAGGATCGCTATAGGGCTGAGGTTGAGGGGTACATAGAAGATGTTGATGGAATACTCAGAATCACGCGGATAGAGGTGAAATATCAACTGAGGGTTCCTGCCGATCAGGCCGAAGCGGCATGGGAAGCATTTTCATCCTACCTGCACCTTTGCCCGGCGGCTCAAAGTGTAAAAGGTTGCATAGCAATAAAAGACGAGTTGATAATTGAAAGGACCGGTTTATGA
- a CDS encoding 4Fe-4S binding protein, with amino-acid sequence MKKIVAVIIFCLFAAGSNAIGSEGHGTSSGQQEFRIDKAKARLSIVPESFVSGKTPEVVIELTDVMSGNPMLDAGIYIFLEKASGQPPHSGHNMSDMSVAGPAPSQLSHAGHDMNAMTKGSTSSEAGLDFGESAQSDMSVDLSTFVKAEPQQKAGSYAAVYPILEKGDYTYTIAITSLGGKKFKEPLVYGGTLPYHEASKAAFYRMAAVMSLILFCGIAAVWIIAQRKAAKISAGQKLNILDIPWIKKFFKSAWFQPVFQIPVLLFFILIIIAGLFDIQQGDRNIATILMWTIWWAAIIFTFVFVGRVWCMMCPFGAIQDWLGRLFSLNRDFPKPVRNIWLSSFIFFGLTWWDSFSGIVNKPSLTAFLLLGFFGVAMSMSVVFKGRSFCRYVCPIGGLIGLYSMFSPVELRNRCMDVCREHKVKECIKGTDKSNPCPMFVTPMTLDRNNYCNFCSECVKSCSQDNIVIRFRSFAKDLWISSKGYIDEAFLALVLVGMTIIVTGEMIEPWHHWMDVVSKMLPFDTLGITSHIIREKATFLVVMTTGSLFIPLLLLGLTSLIVRKTTGPDSPLGLKDAVIQFAYMFIPVGLSMHLAHNISHMFKEGPGIIPAFQRLANEYTGLNLGTPDWNVTPLMGNEAIFWLQMLILAILNIFSLYAGYRIAVRYYGDKALRAFIPMAALAVFFMLINTFILGQPMAMRHTH; translated from the coding sequence ATGAAAAAAATCGTTGCAGTAATCATTTTCTGCTTATTTGCCGCTGGAAGTAACGCCATTGGCAGCGAAGGCCACGGGACCTCATCCGGTCAGCAGGAATTCCGTATTGACAAGGCCAAGGCAAGACTATCGATAGTGCCTGAATCGTTTGTGTCCGGCAAGACCCCGGAAGTAGTTATCGAATTGACGGATGTCATGAGCGGAAACCCAATGCTTGATGCCGGCATATACATATTTCTTGAAAAGGCATCCGGCCAACCGCCTCACTCCGGACACAACATGAGTGACATGTCAGTTGCCGGTCCCGCACCCAGCCAGCTGTCTCATGCCGGCCATGACATGAATGCGATGACGAAAGGCAGCACCTCGTCAGAAGCAGGTCTGGATTTTGGAGAATCTGCACAGTCAGACATGTCAGTGGATCTTTCCACGTTTGTGAAAGCCGAACCACAACAGAAGGCAGGCAGTTATGCTGCTGTATATCCCATACTGGAAAAGGGTGACTATACCTACACCATAGCAATAACATCTCTTGGCGGGAAGAAGTTTAAAGAACCTCTTGTCTATGGCGGTACACTGCCCTATCATGAGGCTTCAAAGGCAGCTTTTTACAGAATGGCAGCGGTCATGTCTCTGATCCTTTTTTGCGGTATCGCAGCGGTCTGGATCATCGCCCAGCGGAAGGCCGCAAAAATCAGCGCAGGCCAGAAGCTTAATATCCTCGATATTCCCTGGATCAAAAAGTTTTTCAAATCTGCCTGGTTTCAGCCAGTATTCCAGATTCCCGTATTACTGTTCTTTATTCTGATTATCATAGCCGGTCTTTTTGATATCCAGCAGGGCGACAGGAACATCGCCACGATTCTTATGTGGACGATCTGGTGGGCGGCCATCATCTTTACCTTTGTATTTGTCGGGAGAGTATGGTGCATGATGTGTCCCTTTGGTGCCATCCAGGACTGGCTGGGGCGCCTGTTCAGCCTTAATCGGGACTTTCCGAAACCGGTAAGAAACATATGGCTGTCGAGCTTCATTTTCTTTGGCCTCACCTGGTGGGATAGCTTTAGTGGTATTGTAAATAAGCCTTCTCTTACAGCCTTTCTTCTTCTTGGATTCTTTGGTGTCGCCATGTCCATGTCTGTTGTATTCAAGGGCCGTTCTTTCTGCCGATATGTCTGCCCTATTGGAGGTCTGATCGGACTTTATTCGATGTTCAGCCCAGTGGAGCTCAGAAACCGCTGCATGGATGTCTGCAGAGAGCACAAGGTTAAGGAATGCATCAAGGGGACAGACAAATCAAATCCCTGTCCCATGTTTGTGACACCCATGACGCTCGACAGGAACAACTATTGCAACTTCTGCAGCGAATGCGTCAAGTCATGTTCTCAGGATAATATCGTCATCAGGTTCAGAAGTTTTGCAAAGGACCTCTGGATTTCGTCTAAGGGATACATTGACGAGGCATTTCTTGCGCTGGTACTTGTGGGAATGACCATCATTGTGACCGGGGAAATGATAGAACCCTGGCACCACTGGATGGATGTTGTCAGCAAAATGCTGCCTTTTGACACTCTTGGGATAACCTCTCATATCATAAGGGAAAAGGCCACTTTTCTTGTGGTGATGACTACCGGTTCGCTTTTTATCCCACTATTGCTGCTCGGACTGACCTCACTGATTGTCAGGAAGACAACAGGGCCGGATTCTCCTCTTGGTCTGAAGGATGCGGTTATTCAATTCGCGTATATGTTTATCCCTGTCGGATTATCCATGCACCTCGCCCATAATATCTCCCATATGTTCAAGGAGGGGCCCGGTATCATTCCTGCCTTTCAAAGGCTCGCCAATGAATACACAGGACTGAATCTCGGAACACCCGATTGGAATGTAACGCCATTGATGGGTAATGAGGCCATATTCTGGCTGCAGATGCTTATTTTGGCGATTCTCAATATATTTTCGCTGTACGCCGGATATCGGATAGCAGTCAGATACTATGGAGATAAGGCTCTGCGTGCTTTTATCCCAATGGCAGCGCTGGCTGTTTTCTTCATGCTCATAAATACTTTTATCCTTGGCCAGCCTATGGCCATGCGACACACACATTGA
- a CDS encoding peroxidase-related enzyme (This protein belongs to a clade of uncharacterized proteins related to peroxidases such as the alkylhydroperoxidase AhpD.): MSRIKSPEIVSEEAKRIFDEIKGAFGMVPNLFKTYAHYPPLLEANWNKVKAVMMNGSLSPKTKQTIAVLVSKDNACQYCIAAHIGALKSIGVSDEEISRIETDIAKADFSVKERALISFARKANRDPLRIPDPEFDMLRQVGASDAEIVEALGVMEVFTSFNKFLDSLQVDIDF, translated from the coding sequence ATGTCAAGAATTAAGTCACCCGAAATAGTATCAGAAGAAGCAAAGAGGATTTTCGATGAGATTAAAGGGGCCTTCGGTATGGTGCCGAATCTGTTTAAGACGTACGCACATTACCCACCTCTGCTTGAGGCAAACTGGAACAAGGTGAAGGCGGTCATGATGAATGGCTCTCTAAGTCCAAAGACAAAGCAGACCATTGCCGTGTTGGTCTCAAAAGACAATGCCTGTCAATACTGCATTGCCGCTCATATAGGGGCATTAAAATCTATCGGCGTTTCTGATGAAGAGATTAGCCGAATTGAGACGGACATCGCGAAAGCTGACTTCAGCGTAAAGGAGAGGGCACTCATCAGTTTTGCACGGAAAGCAAATCGTGACCCTCTCAGGATTCCGGACCCGGAGTTCGATATGCTGCGGCAAGTCGGAGCTTCGGACGCTGAAATAGTGGAAGCCCTGGGAGTTATGGAGGTATTCACCTCATTTAATAAATTTCTGGATTCGCTTCAGGTCGATATCGATTTCTGA
- a CDS encoding DUF302 domain-containing protein produces MRSHKTLIGLAILLLATASPANAADGLVNVQSPLGFRKTAERLESVLKDRGMTLFSRIDHADNATRVGKQLRPTELFIYGNPRGGTLLMLCNQRFGIDLPLKVLVWQDKEDKVWLTYNGPRYLAERHAVTRECGEIIKKMEDDLHSLIDEVTVIGSKKIK; encoded by the coding sequence ATGCGCTCTCATAAGACATTAATTGGATTGGCAATATTGCTTCTGGCAACCGCCTCACCGGCCAACGCAGCAGATGGCCTGGTGAATGTACAAAGCCCTCTTGGGTTTAGAAAGACAGCTGAACGTCTCGAATCAGTCCTGAAAGACAGAGGCATGACTTTATTTTCAAGAATCGATCATGCTGATAACGCAACAAGAGTTGGCAAGCAACTTCGACCTACCGAGCTATTTATCTACGGGAACCCCAGAGGCGGAACACTCCTTATGCTCTGCAATCAGCGATTTGGAATAGATCTCCCACTGAAGGTACTAGTATGGCAGGATAAGGAAGATAAGGTCTGGCTGACATACAATGGTCCTCGTTACCTGGCTGAGCGGCATGCAGTCACCAGGGAATGCGGGGAAATAATAAAAAAGATGGAGGATGACCTGCACTCTCTCATAGACGAGGTGACAGTAATTGGGTCGAAAAAGATAAAATGA